A stretch of the Carassius carassius chromosome 50, fCarCar2.1, whole genome shotgun sequence genome encodes the following:
- the LOC132133050 gene encoding PHD finger protein 21A-like isoform X3: MMELQTLQEALKVEIQVHQKLVAQMKQDPQNADLKKQLHELQAKITALSEKQKKVVEQLRKELLVKQEPDLKLQMLPATTDGKTVLLTPACPPSQLTTGPPHNQGALQKTLTMTPVITAKTLPLVLKAATSTMPASMATQRPTVAMVTAISNPPRPGTNSDSQSTPINLQVASKLPNQDTDAGPRIVSKNVIVVQATTTSAQPIKVPQFVPPPRLTPRPTYQPQVRPKPPTPINVPIAPAPPPMVAAPLIQRPLMLTTKLTSSLPASAGPIHQVHIMNGQQCATIDKTTTAVTSGTTQVTGIVISPAQTLQISNLNSDLKTVKPLGGPVHVVSSTPPSSSPPPAKIKREESPQLAFMVSLGLVTYDHLEEIQSRRQERKRRTTANPVYSGAVFEPERKKSAVTYLNTPLHQGTRKRGRPPKYSTTTTTTSSTAVPELGCNPLLSPTSSLPVSPAPGRPDMGGFPLSVHPHSVPQPNPSSGDGDIHEDFCTVCRRSGQLLMCDTCSRVYHLDCLDPPLKNIPKGMWICPKCQDQILKKEEAIPWPGTLAIVHSYIAYKEAKEEEKQKLMKWSAELKVEREQLEQRVKQLSNSITECMETKNSILARQKEMQASLDKVKHLVRLIQSFNLTQPMETDILQDSKQDCTELGSIKDSKDATQVCVQESPTEPSVQVPVTVAVPEVKAEPEVGEMAEPAAAVTPEAASGESGVSVPEVPKTTVGVEMIYSAKMAEPVESPQARDVKTNGGTDCVCTILNQEEEKSAVDDADSENIPPNDSSCVEDAGKMEVELQEDGSHGVNTNNGKTSEPSQQALPAPLSIMDNPK, translated from the exons ATGATGGAATTGCAAACATTACAGGAGGCCCTGAAAGTGGAAATACAAGTCCATCAG AAACTTGTTGCCCAAATGAAGCAGGATCCACAG AACGCAGATCTGAAGAAACAACTTCACGAGCTCCAAGCGAAAATCACAGCTCTGAGTGAGAAACAG AAAAAAGTGGTGGAGCAGTTGAGGAAGGAGTTGCTGGTGAAACAGGAGCCTGACTTGAAGCTGCAGATGCTCCCAGCGACTACAGATGGAAAAACGGTGCTACTGACGCCCGCCTGTCCCCCTTCACAGCTAACCACAGGGCCTCCACACAACCAGGGGGCGCTACAG AAGACTCTCACCATGACGCCGGTCATAACTGCAAAGACTCTACCTCTCGTGCTGAAAGCTGCCACCTCCACCATGCCTGCTTCCATGGCAACACAACGCCCTACAGTCGCCATGGTCACTGCCATCAGCAACCCCCCGAGACCCGGCACCAATTCCGACTCCCAGAGCACACCAATCAACCTTCAGGTGGCCAGCAAGCTACCCAATCAGGATACAGATGCGGGCCCACGGATTGTGTCCAAGAATGTTATTGTC GTGCAGGCCACCACCACCTCTGCCCAGCCTATCAAAGTTCCCCAGTTTGTCCCTCCTCCTAGATTGACGCCTCGACCCACCTATCAGCCACAG GTTCGACCAAAACCCCCCACACCCATCAATGTGCCCATCGCTCCAGCTCCTCCTCCCATGGTGGCGGCTCCTCTAATCCAGCGGCCCCTGATGCTCACCACCAAGCTGACGTCATCTCTTCCTGCCTCTGCCGGGCCCATTCATCAGGTGCACATCATGAATGGACAACAGTGTGCCACCATTGACAAGACTACGACTGCAGTCACGAGTGGCACCACGCAAGTCACAGGCATTGTCATCAGTCCTGCTCAGACACTTCAGATCAGCAACCTTAACTCAGACTTGAAG ACTGTGAAACCACTGGGGGGACCAGTACATGTGGTCTCGAGTACACCACCCTCATCCTCTCCTCCTCCAGCTAAAATCAAACGTGAGGAGAGCCCACAG CTTGCCTTTATGGTGTCTCTTGGGTTGGTGACATATGACCATCTTGAAG AGATTCAGAGCAGAAGACAAGAACGTAAGAGGAGAACAACAGCCAACCCAGTGTACAGTGGAGCAGTGTTTGAACCTGAG AGGAAAAAGAGTGCTGTCACTTACTTGAACACTCCACTGCATCAAGGCACCCGGAAGAGAG GTCGCCCTCCCAAATACAGCACCACCACAACCaccaccagcagcacagcggtgCCGGAGCTGGGCTGCAACCCCCTGCTCTCCCCCACCAGCAGCCTTCCCGTCTCCCCAGCCCCTGGGCGGCCTGACATGGGGGGCTTTCCCCTCTCTGTCCACCCTCATTCTGTCCCCCAGCCCAACCCCAGCTCCGGGGAT GGAGACATCCATGAGGATTTCTGCACTGTGTGCAGACGCAGTGGACAGTTGCTCATGTGTGACACATGTTCGCGCGTCTACCATCTCGACTGCTTGGACCCACCCCTCAAAAACATTCCCAAAGGCATGTGGATCTGTCCTAAATGTCAAGACCAG ATTCTGAAGAAGGAAGAGGCCATTCCATGGCCAGGAACCCTAGCAATCGTCCATTCCTACATTGCTTACAAAGAAG CAAAAGAAGAAGAGAAGCAGAAGTTAATGAAATGGAGTGCCGAACTAAAGGTGGAACGAGAGCAACTAGAACAGAGAGTGAAACAGCTCAGCAATTCTATAACa GAATGCATGGAGACCAAGAACAGCATACTTGCCCGTCAGAAGGAGATGCAGGCCTCTCTGGACAAGGTAAAACACCTGGTCCGCCTCATCCAGAGCTTTAACTTGACTCAGCCCATGGAGACAGACATCCTACAGGATTCTAAACAGGACTGCACAGAGTTAGGGAGCATCAAAGACTCAAAGGATGCTACACAAGTGTGTGTGCAGGAGAGTCCCACCGAGCCTAGTGTGCAAGTACCAGTCACCGTAGCAGTTCCCGAAGTGAAGGCAGAGCCAGAGGTGGGCGAAATGGCAGAGCCAGCGGCCGCAGTCACACCTGAGGCTGCTTCAGGTGAATCAGGTGTAAGTGTCCCTGAAGTTCCCAAAACCACAGTTGGCGTGGAGATGATATATTCAGCAAAAATGGCGGAGCCTGTGGAATCACCTCAGGCCAGGGATGTAAAGACTAATGGAGGAACGGACTGTGTTTGTACCATCTTGAACCAAGAAGAAGAGAAGAGTGCGGTCGATGATGCAGACTCTGAGAACATCCCTCCCAATGACAGCAGTTGTGTAGAGGATGCTGGAAAGATGGAAGTAGAGCTACAGGAAGATGGAAGTCATGGCGTGAACACCAACAACGGCAAAACCTCAGAACCTTCTCAGCAGGCTTTGCCAGCTCCTCTAAGCATCATGGATAACCCCAAATAG
- the LOC132133050 gene encoding PHD finger protein 21A-like isoform X5 yields MMELQTLQEALKVEIQVHQKLVAQMKQDPQNADLKKQLHELQAKITALSEKQKKVVEQLRKELLVKQEPDLKLQMLPATTDGKTVLLTPACPPSQLTTGPPHNQGALQKTLTMTPVITAKTLPLVLKAATSTMPASMATQRPTVAMVTAISNPPRPGTNSDSQSTPINLQVASKLPNQDTDAGPRIVSKNVIVVQATTTSAQPIKVPQFVPPPRLTPRPTYQPQVRPKPPTPINVPIAPAPPPMVAAPLIQRPLMLTTKLTSSLPASAGPIHQVHIMNGQQCATIDKTTTAVTSGTTQVTGIVISPAQTLQISNLNSDLKTVKPLGGPVHVVSSTPPSSSPPPAKIKREESPQKLAFMVSLGLVTYDHLEEIQSRRQERKRRTTANPVYSGAVFEPERKKSAVTYLNTPLHQGTRKRGRPPKYSTTTTTTSSTAVPELGCNPLLSPTSSLPVSPAPGRPDMGGFPLSVHPHSVPQPNPSSGDILKKEEAIPWPGTLAIVHSYIAYKEAKEEEKQKLMKWSAELKVEREQLEQRVKQLSNSITECMETKNSILARQKEMQASLDKVKHLVRLIQSFNLTQPMETDILQDSKQDCTELGSIKDSKDATQVCVQESPTEPSVQVPVTVAVPEVKAEPEVGEMAEPAAAVTPEAASGESGVSVPEVPKTTVGVEMIYSAKMAEPVESPQARDVKTNGGTDCVCTILNQEEEKSAVDDADSENIPPNDSSCVEDAGKMEVELQEDGSHGVNTNNGKTSEPSQQALPAPLSIMDNPK; encoded by the exons ATGATGGAATTGCAAACATTACAGGAGGCCCTGAAAGTGGAAATACAAGTCCATCAG AAACTTGTTGCCCAAATGAAGCAGGATCCACAG AACGCAGATCTGAAGAAACAACTTCACGAGCTCCAAGCGAAAATCACAGCTCTGAGTGAGAAACAG AAAAAAGTGGTGGAGCAGTTGAGGAAGGAGTTGCTGGTGAAACAGGAGCCTGACTTGAAGCTGCAGATGCTCCCAGCGACTACAGATGGAAAAACGGTGCTACTGACGCCCGCCTGTCCCCCTTCACAGCTAACCACAGGGCCTCCACACAACCAGGGGGCGCTACAG AAGACTCTCACCATGACGCCGGTCATAACTGCAAAGACTCTACCTCTCGTGCTGAAAGCTGCCACCTCCACCATGCCTGCTTCCATGGCAACACAACGCCCTACAGTCGCCATGGTCACTGCCATCAGCAACCCCCCGAGACCCGGCACCAATTCCGACTCCCAGAGCACACCAATCAACCTTCAGGTGGCCAGCAAGCTACCCAATCAGGATACAGATGCGGGCCCACGGATTGTGTCCAAGAATGTTATTGTC GTGCAGGCCACCACCACCTCTGCCCAGCCTATCAAAGTTCCCCAGTTTGTCCCTCCTCCTAGATTGACGCCTCGACCCACCTATCAGCCACAG GTTCGACCAAAACCCCCCACACCCATCAATGTGCCCATCGCTCCAGCTCCTCCTCCCATGGTGGCGGCTCCTCTAATCCAGCGGCCCCTGATGCTCACCACCAAGCTGACGTCATCTCTTCCTGCCTCTGCCGGGCCCATTCATCAGGTGCACATCATGAATGGACAACAGTGTGCCACCATTGACAAGACTACGACTGCAGTCACGAGTGGCACCACGCAAGTCACAGGCATTGTCATCAGTCCTGCTCAGACACTTCAGATCAGCAACCTTAACTCAGACTTGAAG ACTGTGAAACCACTGGGGGGACCAGTACATGTGGTCTCGAGTACACCACCCTCATCCTCTCCTCCTCCAGCTAAAATCAAACGTGAGGAGAGCCCACAG AAGCTTGCCTTTATGGTGTCTCTTGGGTTGGTGACATATGACCATCTTGAAG AGATTCAGAGCAGAAGACAAGAACGTAAGAGGAGAACAACAGCCAACCCAGTGTACAGTGGAGCAGTGTTTGAACCTGAG AGGAAAAAGAGTGCTGTCACTTACTTGAACACTCCACTGCATCAAGGCACCCGGAAGAGAG GTCGCCCTCCCAAATACAGCACCACCACAACCaccaccagcagcacagcggtgCCGGAGCTGGGCTGCAACCCCCTGCTCTCCCCCACCAGCAGCCTTCCCGTCTCCCCAGCCCCTGGGCGGCCTGACATGGGGGGCTTTCCCCTCTCTGTCCACCCTCATTCTGTCCCCCAGCCCAACCCCAGCTCCGGGGAT ATTCTGAAGAAGGAAGAGGCCATTCCATGGCCAGGAACCCTAGCAATCGTCCATTCCTACATTGCTTACAAAGAAG CAAAAGAAGAAGAGAAGCAGAAGTTAATGAAATGGAGTGCCGAACTAAAGGTGGAACGAGAGCAACTAGAACAGAGAGTGAAACAGCTCAGCAATTCTATAACa GAATGCATGGAGACCAAGAACAGCATACTTGCCCGTCAGAAGGAGATGCAGGCCTCTCTGGACAAGGTAAAACACCTGGTCCGCCTCATCCAGAGCTTTAACTTGACTCAGCCCATGGAGACAGACATCCTACAGGATTCTAAACAGGACTGCACAGAGTTAGGGAGCATCAAAGACTCAAAGGATGCTACACAAGTGTGTGTGCAGGAGAGTCCCACCGAGCCTAGTGTGCAAGTACCAGTCACCGTAGCAGTTCCCGAAGTGAAGGCAGAGCCAGAGGTGGGCGAAATGGCAGAGCCAGCGGCCGCAGTCACACCTGAGGCTGCTTCAGGTGAATCAGGTGTAAGTGTCCCTGAAGTTCCCAAAACCACAGTTGGCGTGGAGATGATATATTCAGCAAAAATGGCGGAGCCTGTGGAATCACCTCAGGCCAGGGATGTAAAGACTAATGGAGGAACGGACTGTGTTTGTACCATCTTGAACCAAGAAGAAGAGAAGAGTGCGGTCGATGATGCAGACTCTGAGAACATCCCTCCCAATGACAGCAGTTGTGTAGAGGATGCTGGAAAGATGGAAGTAGAGCTACAGGAAGATGGAAGTCATGGCGTGAACACCAACAACGGCAAAACCTCAGAACCTTCTCAGCAGGCTTTGCCAGCTCCTCTAAGCATCATGGATAACCCCAAATAG
- the LOC132133050 gene encoding PHD finger protein 21A-like isoform X7, translated as MMELQTLQEALKVEIQVHQKLVAQMKQDPQNADLKKQLHELQAKITALSEKQKKVVEQLRKELLVKQEPDLKLQMLPATTDGKTVLLTPACPPSQLTTGPPHNQGALQKTLTMTPVITAKTLPLVLKAATSTMPASMATQRPTVAMVTAISNPPRPGTNSDSQSTPINLQVASKLPNQDTDAGPRIVSKNVIVVQATTTSAQPIKVPQFVPPPRLTPRPTYQPQVRPKPPTPINVPIAPAPPPMVAAPLIQRPLMLTTKLTSSLPASAGPIHQVHIMNGQQCATIDKTTTAVTSGTTQVTGIVISPAQTLQISNLNSDLKTVKPLGGPVHVVSSTPPSSSPPPAKIKREESPQKLAFMVSLGLVTYDHLEEIQSRRQERKRRTTANPVYSGAVFEPERKKSAVTYLNTPLHQGTRKRANEDPLSKILKKEEAIPWPGTLAIVHSYIAYKEAKEEEKQKLMKWSAELKVEREQLEQRVKQLSNSITECMETKNSILARQKEMQASLDKVKHLVRLIQSFNLTQPMETDILQDSKQDCTELGSIKDSKDATQVCVQESPTEPSVQVPVTVAVPEVKAEPEVGEMAEPAAAVTPEAASGESGVSVPEVPKTTVGVEMIYSAKMAEPVESPQARDVKTNGGTDCVCTILNQEEEKSAVDDADSENIPPNDSSCVEDAGKMEVELQEDGSHGVNTNNGKTSEPSQQALPAPLSIMDNPK; from the exons ATGATGGAATTGCAAACATTACAGGAGGCCCTGAAAGTGGAAATACAAGTCCATCAG AAACTTGTTGCCCAAATGAAGCAGGATCCACAG AACGCAGATCTGAAGAAACAACTTCACGAGCTCCAAGCGAAAATCACAGCTCTGAGTGAGAAACAG AAAAAAGTGGTGGAGCAGTTGAGGAAGGAGTTGCTGGTGAAACAGGAGCCTGACTTGAAGCTGCAGATGCTCCCAGCGACTACAGATGGAAAAACGGTGCTACTGACGCCCGCCTGTCCCCCTTCACAGCTAACCACAGGGCCTCCACACAACCAGGGGGCGCTACAG AAGACTCTCACCATGACGCCGGTCATAACTGCAAAGACTCTACCTCTCGTGCTGAAAGCTGCCACCTCCACCATGCCTGCTTCCATGGCAACACAACGCCCTACAGTCGCCATGGTCACTGCCATCAGCAACCCCCCGAGACCCGGCACCAATTCCGACTCCCAGAGCACACCAATCAACCTTCAGGTGGCCAGCAAGCTACCCAATCAGGATACAGATGCGGGCCCACGGATTGTGTCCAAGAATGTTATTGTC GTGCAGGCCACCACCACCTCTGCCCAGCCTATCAAAGTTCCCCAGTTTGTCCCTCCTCCTAGATTGACGCCTCGACCCACCTATCAGCCACAG GTTCGACCAAAACCCCCCACACCCATCAATGTGCCCATCGCTCCAGCTCCTCCTCCCATGGTGGCGGCTCCTCTAATCCAGCGGCCCCTGATGCTCACCACCAAGCTGACGTCATCTCTTCCTGCCTCTGCCGGGCCCATTCATCAGGTGCACATCATGAATGGACAACAGTGTGCCACCATTGACAAGACTACGACTGCAGTCACGAGTGGCACCACGCAAGTCACAGGCATTGTCATCAGTCCTGCTCAGACACTTCAGATCAGCAACCTTAACTCAGACTTGAAG ACTGTGAAACCACTGGGGGGACCAGTACATGTGGTCTCGAGTACACCACCCTCATCCTCTCCTCCTCCAGCTAAAATCAAACGTGAGGAGAGCCCACAG AAGCTTGCCTTTATGGTGTCTCTTGGGTTGGTGACATATGACCATCTTGAAG AGATTCAGAGCAGAAGACAAGAACGTAAGAGGAGAACAACAGCCAACCCAGTGTACAGTGGAGCAGTGTTTGAACCTGAG AGGAAAAAGAGTGCTGTCACTTACTTGAACACTCCACTGCATCAAGGCACCCGGAAGAGAG CCAATGAGGATCCCCTCTCTAAG ATTCTGAAGAAGGAAGAGGCCATTCCATGGCCAGGAACCCTAGCAATCGTCCATTCCTACATTGCTTACAAAGAAG CAAAAGAAGAAGAGAAGCAGAAGTTAATGAAATGGAGTGCCGAACTAAAGGTGGAACGAGAGCAACTAGAACAGAGAGTGAAACAGCTCAGCAATTCTATAACa GAATGCATGGAGACCAAGAACAGCATACTTGCCCGTCAGAAGGAGATGCAGGCCTCTCTGGACAAGGTAAAACACCTGGTCCGCCTCATCCAGAGCTTTAACTTGACTCAGCCCATGGAGACAGACATCCTACAGGATTCTAAACAGGACTGCACAGAGTTAGGGAGCATCAAAGACTCAAAGGATGCTACACAAGTGTGTGTGCAGGAGAGTCCCACCGAGCCTAGTGTGCAAGTACCAGTCACCGTAGCAGTTCCCGAAGTGAAGGCAGAGCCAGAGGTGGGCGAAATGGCAGAGCCAGCGGCCGCAGTCACACCTGAGGCTGCTTCAGGTGAATCAGGTGTAAGTGTCCCTGAAGTTCCCAAAACCACAGTTGGCGTGGAGATGATATATTCAGCAAAAATGGCGGAGCCTGTGGAATCACCTCAGGCCAGGGATGTAAAGACTAATGGAGGAACGGACTGTGTTTGTACCATCTTGAACCAAGAAGAAGAGAAGAGTGCGGTCGATGATGCAGACTCTGAGAACATCCCTCCCAATGACAGCAGTTGTGTAGAGGATGCTGGAAAGATGGAAGTAGAGCTACAGGAAGATGGAAGTCATGGCGTGAACACCAACAACGGCAAAACCTCAGAACCTTCTCAGCAGGCTTTGCCAGCTCCTCTAAGCATCATGGATAACCCCAAATAG